ttgatttggcactcgagcatcgatacattacccatcccccaacactatcaaccaagagtcaagactaaaccagttcaccttggtggtgtgcagactggttttatattattctgaacgatttcgcacaaaccagaaaaaaaggaCAAAGTCAAGCCCTTCACACTGGGCACAGAAGTCAGATCAACAtgtagttttgatttatatttggttgagttgtcaactaaggtgaattcaacatttacatttaagtcatttagctgacgctcttatccagagcgacttacaaattggaaagttcatacatattcatcctggtccccccgtggggaatgaacccacaaccctggcgttgcaagcaccatgctctaccaactgagccacacgggaccaaggTCAAGGTCAACGTGacctcaacaaaacatttcaccttgtcattggatttaggttaaaagttgggtgaaaaaaatatgaaattcccttacatggatgactttttgcaaatccaatcagttttccacaacATCATCACAGATTTGGGGGGTTGAAATTACTTGGAAACAATGTAGATTCAACCaggttttgcccagtgggttgtaatactttttgtattaaaaaaaatctaattaattaATTGACAAATCTTACTAATCGACAAATCCTGCATTTAACTTgattgcattttttatttttgatatcactatttaatatatatttaatggtctTCAGGATTACTTTAGCAATAAATGCACACATTTGAGGACAAAAATATTAGGATTATTTAGCATGATCCCTTCACAAAAAAAGGAAAGGGGTAGGGCAGGCCAATATAAATCATTACTAATTGGCTCATTAAAAAAAGAGAAGATAAAGAGTTAATTCTTGTACAATGTGTATTCCTCTAAACCCTTCCAGCTTCGTTCAGAAATGTAAATTCGGGGATCTGTGTACGTTGGCGTATTTAGAGCTTCTCTCAGGAATTGAACGGGTGTTCAAGGGAATGTAAATCGACCACTAGGCTAATTGACTTCAATACACAGGAAGAGAAAGTGTGAAACAAACTTTTGATGTTGCCAGGCTTTTTCCTGCATACGATGATAGTTAAGCTATAGTTTACTTTTCGTTCATCCTAATCGCCCcgaaaaaaaatatcaaaatattgtaatgaatagagagagagtaagCAAGTACCTTTTTATATGCCCAACTCAACAAATCAATTTGGGAAGACagcgtaatttttttttttatagatataGCACAATTTGGCACTTAATTTTTAGTAGGCATATGCCAAATGACAGGACAGCAAATTGAGTGCTGAATAACAAATATCACTCTCGCAGCGAACGTGGTAGGATACAGTGGGCCTATGTAGATTGACTCTGCTCTGTATGTCCAACAAGGTCTGCCTGCCCTGCGCTCCAATCTCCACGGGGATCCTCTTTGCAGTCGATTGCCCCGGGACGAGATCTGACAGTCTGACCCAGGGAGTGTCAGACAATAGCGACAGCGGAAACAGCGGGTTTATACACCATTGCCGCTTTCATCTGTTTCTTGCCGCTCACCATCTGCAATTCAGGATTAGAGTGGTGGGCACTGGGCGCCACTATAGGCCTATAACACCTGAACGTGCCTAGATTAATTTGGTGTGGACGGTGGGCGGCATGGGATTGAAAGGGGAGTTCCCGCTTTAAGAGGGCACCGCTACCCTGCGCTGAGCGCATCATTTACGCATCACCAGACCAAGCTGTAGAGGTACATGGAATTATGTCTCTCTTCATCAATCAAGAATTCACTgcacacagactgactgacaaTAAATATATGGATTTTACTGCACTTTTTGGAGACCAAGATCAATGTAAAGGTAGGCTAGTGACTGTTATATTTGTCAATTGTCTTTTATAGTTTCCTTTGGGATTATTTTATTATGACTAGCACATATTAATTTAATTATCAATATTCTGTCTAGATTTTGCCGAAAATAAATAGcgcacaaagaaacaaacaaaaccatAAGGTTATTATATATAGAAAGATATCCATTGATATAAACAGAAATGCAGatggaaaaaaaaagaaaatatatcgTACACTTCGTTTAGTAATTCCTCAATTGTCTTTAATAATTTTCAAACGCTACACCGGTATTTTAGGCTACTTAAATAATAATCTACGAACCATATGATTGGCCCAATTTTATTATTTCGATTTTCAATTCTCAAAaacgttgtttttgttgttttttagacGTGAGGAATGACAATGGACTTTCGTCACCCGAACCTGAGAGAAGCGGGTTTACAGAGGGCCAAAGGAAGCGCAAAAGAACCATATTCAGTCGCGCACAATTGTCTGAGTTGGAACAAGCTTTCGCTCTGACGCCGTACCCAGACATCACTCTCCGTGAACGCTTGGCCGCACATACACATCTACCTGAAAGCAAGATACAGGTTTGTGTAGTGATAATAACTAAAGTTAGATATTTACACTTTCCGTATATATCTATGCATTGAGGCTACAACAACATATTTATCTGACTCTACTCATTGTTCACAGGTGTGGTTCCAAAACAGACGGGCAAGAAGTATCAAGAGTGGAAGACTCACCAAATCAACCAATACAACTTTTGGAAGAGGGGGTGCAAAATGCCTACCTCGCCCAATAGTCCCCTCCCCTGGTCCCTCCTTCACCCCAACCACAATGGGGGAAATGTTCCGACCAGACCAGATTCAGTGTGATGATGGTCAGCAGTTCTACTCCGACTGGATCCGTCTCTACAGCAACCCTGTGTCTCATCAGATTACACCCGTCTCCCCAAACCTGGCAGAATCCCTACTGTGGGAGGAAGACTGCCGATCTCACCTGGAATCTCTTGCTACTACAGCTGCACCCGTTGGAAGGCAAGCACCCTCCTCACGGCCACACCGGGATGGGTTCAACCAGCCCTGCGTGGGCACCTCAGGGTATAGGAACTTTAAGCCACAGACTCTAGCTGTCTCACAGGCAAGATATAGTCATCAAACCTCAGTGGACCAGGTTGTCCCCTCCCATCCGCAGCAGATGTACTGGGATGTGACTCAAGGAGAGGGTCATCATCCTCAGGTGGGCCCCCAGACCTCCATCGGATACATCTCAGACCTGATCTATAATGCTGCTATTGTCACCAACTTCCTGGAGTTCTAATTTCCTGCCCCTGCTTACCTATTGTATAGCCtggttgtgctgtcttgccaggTATTggcaaaacaacacaaacatattTGGGACCACTAGCCTATACCGCTTGCCcaatacattgccttcagaaagtattcacacaccttgacttttccagattttgttgtgttagatcctgaattcaaaatggatgaaatactttttttctcacccatctatgtgcaataccctataatgacaaagtgaaaacatgtttttagacatttttgcaaatatattgaaaattaaatacagaaatatctaatttacataactattcacacccacgagtcaatacatattagactcacatttggcagtgattacggctgtgagtctttctgggtaagtctctatgagttttgcacatctggattgtacaatatttgcacattattctttttaacaTTCTTCAAACTCTataaagttggttgttgatcattgctagacagctattttcaagtcatgccatagattttcaagatgatttaagtcaaaactgtaactaggctactcaggaacattcaatgtcgttttggtaagcaactccagtgtacatttggccttCTCCTTCTGAAagggtctgttggaaagcagactgaaccaggttttcctttaggattttgcctgtgcttagctctattctgtttctttttatcctaaaaaactccctagtccttgccgatgacaagtatacccataacacgatgaagccaccatcatgcttcaaaatatgaagagtggaactcagtgatgtgttgttgtgttggatttgccccaaacataacgctttgtattcaggacataaagtacatttctttgccgcATTTTTTGCcggtttactttagtgccttattgcaaacaaatgcatcttttggaatatttgtattatgtactgGCTTCCTTCTTTGCACTCtgtttttgggctcccgagtggtgcagcggtctggggcactgcatatcagtgctagaggtgtcactacagacaccctggttcgagtcctagctgatccgtcatcagttttctcctatcacaaccattaaactctgtaactgttttaaagtctccattgacctcatggtgaaatccctgagcagtttccttcctctccgtcaactgagttaggaaggatgcctgtatctttgtagtgactgagtctattgatacaccatcgaaagtgtaattaataacttcaccatgctcaaacagttattcagtgtctgtttttttctctctcattttttcccatctaccaataggtacccttcttttcggggcattggaaaacctccctggtctttgtgaaattcattgctcaactgagggaccttacaaataattgtatgtgtggggtacagagatgagttagtcattcaaaaatcatgctaaacactattattgcacacagagtgagtctatgcaacttatcgtgaattgttaagcatatttttactcctgaacttatttaggcttgtcataacaaaggggttaaatacttattgactcaagacattttagcttttgtACAAATGTCTAAAAATATAACTACACTTTGActttatggaatattgtgtgtaggtcaatgatacatctcaatttaatccattttaaagttaagctgtaacacaacaaaatgtggagaaggtcaagggtgtgaatattttctgaaggcacagtatagTATGTGTGTTTTATGACCAATTGTaacattttgtttctttttttattttgttgttaaaTGTGTGGAttatgtatctttcattagcttgTGAATAATTGCAATATGTATGTTTACTTCATCCAATGAGTAAtacattgatttatttcaccATGGTAATGATTGATTAGAAGTTTAATATGACGTTGTAAACCtttgtgtggtgttcgggtctgtgggacccatgtTCAGTGTTCACTAAAAGAAAAATGATACAATTAATAATTTTTCCAACTTGacactcattggccttggctcattttctgtgaagaacatgtaaaataacacattttcattgagtgcatgCTGTGCACCCCCTACacacagtggtgggaaaaagtactcaattgtcatacttgagtaaaagtaaagatagcttaatagaaaatgatgcaagtaaaagtgaaagacaCAAGTCTAAAAGTACTTTTTAGTCACAAGTCTAAAAgtacttggttttaaatatacttaattatcaaaagtaaatggaattgctcaaatgtacttaagtttCAAAAATAGATTACAAATCATTTaaacttccttatattaagcaaaccagacggcacagttttattttttatttaatttacggatagccaggggcgcactccaacactcagacatagtttacaaatgaagcatttgtgtttagtgagtctgtcagatcagaggcagtagggatgaccagggatgttctcttgataagtgtgtgaattggaccatttgcgagtacttttgggtgtcagggaaaatgtatggagtaaaaagtaaaacattttctttaggaatgtagtgaagtaaaaataaaagttgccataaatataaatagtaaagtaacttacagacacccccaaaaactacttaagtagtattttgaaGTATTTTAActttaaaacaagtaaaaattaaacaaaaaggtttgctgtgtgccttcactctgtcttcctcctccctgggcctgctgtttcaacatagcaccaggAACCTGTCTGtcaccctgcctgtctgcctgtctgcctgtctcctgcttttctcgcactctttaccttttgtagtgtgtgaaactacaaaatgtcttgcgggaacctgcacaatgttattacaatacattattccaatacattgtaaaaaatgcagtattttaccacactctaccccagccaggtgcaaattagGGGAGGAACACAACAACAAATaactttgcatgtgtggctctttaccacaatcaatcagaatGGCAAAAATAATATTTTCTCAGAGGGCCTTAAAAAtaatttttgcagagagagaagctagtgtggaaggagcgtcttccacttttgaagatgaagaattttcagaatatgaggatcatgtctctgtcaattcgaagtctgacagtgagttggaagaagaggttgagattgaccctcagccagccccaggaccagcccgtcagcaaccagctcatctgCAGCCTGCAGTagaaatatggatgtcaaaaaATAGTGAAATTaaatggtcttcttgcccaaggaacGAGCCACatcgcatggctgccaatgtgatacgGATGCAACCAGGGCTGACGCGGGtggcggttactcatgtgcaggacataaagtcttcttttgaactgttcgtCCCAGACatcatccagaaaatcattctggactgcactcaTTTGGAGGGAAGGGGTGTTtttggagagatggaaggagatgaaccaaactcatttacatactttggggttcttatccttaCTGGTGtattcagatccaatggggaatccacagaatccctgtgggatgcagaaactggcagagaactttcCATTGCAATAATGTCtttggaaaacttccacattatctCTAGGATTATCCGCTTTGATAacccgagacaccagaccagctcggcggaAGTGACACAAGCTAGCTACAATCAGGTCAGTATGGGAAAAGTGAGTGGACTGcgttcccctgttttacaaccctggacccaacgttactgttgatgagcagcttatgccatttaggggccgctgccccttcagaCAGTATATACCATCTAAAAATAtagaatcaagatctgggctgcctgtgatgctgcttcatcatatgcttggaacttgcaagtgtatacagGGAAACCAGATGGAGGAGCTCCTGAGAAGAACGAAGGGATGCAGGTTGTCCTGAACGTAacacagggactccgtggccacaacatcacatgcaataacttttttactttgcacaagctgggacaggagctcctcaagaggaagctgacgatgatAATAGCAGtatgaaaaaacaagccagagctcccacctcagctgttgaatacacggaacaggcctatcaattcctctaagtttgtgttcacgcCCGACACATCCCTAGTGCCTACGTGCCAAAGAcaggcaaaaatgtggtactcatgagtacgctgcatagggatgggagaatctgtggccaggaacataaaaaacagaaatcataatggattacaatgccactggctacagctgcaaaagaagaaccctacgctggccacttgtgatattcttcaacatcttagCGTACGacgcgtttgtcatctggatggtgttgaacccagattggataaatgtgatctagcagaggtaaatgtcAAATATTAACCACGTATGCTGTCTATGAGTCAACACCGAAGTATGAAATATTTTTACATAAaatgttatggctgtattgttttaaaaacccgcAAACagtgggtgaataacaaaaacatgaacacaagGGTTAAAACAGTCAAATAATACTATATGGTTACAGAGATGGGGTTACCTATAGGATAGCCCTCTCATAGTATTGTTTTGTAGGGTCTGATGGGCAAGCCGTTTCCTGCTGAGAACAAGAGGACAAATATGCATAACATAGTATAACGTTACATACAGTAGTTGTTGTCTGAGATATTAGGTATTCTACCTGACATAGAATCAGCCTAGGCCGATTTGATTCAACGTTTAATGTTTCCTGGAGTATTATCTTTCAAAATATCCGGATTAAAATGATTCCTTGTGGCCAGATACCGCGACAGATATAATTATTttccaaatcaaaatattttcccCCATATATACGGGAAGGATAGagtaaaaaatgaataataagaAATATATTAAAACTGAAGTTCAGCGTCTATCAGCTTACCAGCTCTTTAATTCTAGCTGGGTTTAAGGTCTCCAGTGAAGTATTACATGTGAGTAATACAGTCAAGATATGACAAGAGCACTATGACACTTCAACCTGGCCTGTTGGACAGTGATCTCTGCATATCATAATCATCTTTAATCCCAAATAATCTTTCAATAAACCCTTAATCCCGGTGTCAAATCTCAGATCTTTCAGATACGTTTTTGTATTGCAGATGCAATTACATCCTTTAATCTCTCAACTGATATGAAGGGACAGGACTGAAAGGAAATTGTCCAGAGATACAGTATAGGTGGGGGCAGTCATAACACAAGCCAAATAGTCAGATATCGTATTAAAGTTGTTTTGAATCATGAAAACAGATATGTGTTGTCATGGAATGGATTTAAGTACTACACAGCTTCCAGGGTATCTGTAATTGGTTGTTTGCTTCTGGCCTGTAAAATCCATCTTGCCCTTTAATTCACCTCAAAACAAATGAATGCCGATCGGCAGTCGAAGACAATACTGTCTGCCTCATCTGGCAGCAGGTAGCTAGCTGTATGCTAAAACAGGGTTtcctaaggtatctttactttactcaagtataaaAAATTGGAtaacatcaagtgctatgataaaactggctctcatgaggaccgccacaggaaaggaggacccagacttacctctgctgcagaggataaattcattagttaccagcctcagaaattgctgcaCAAATAAAGTAAGAgacacaactgttcagaggagactgcatgaatcaggccttcatggtcaaattgctgcaaagaaaccactactaaaaggacaccaataagaagggacttgcttgggccaggaaacacgagtaatggacattagaccagtggaaatctgtcctttggtctgatgagtccaaatttgagatttttggttccaactgccgtgtctttgtaagatgcagagtaggtgcacggatgatctacgcatgtgtgattcccaccgtgaagcatggaggaggagctgtgatggtgcgttgctggtgacactgtgatttatttagaattcaaggcacacttaaccagcatggctaccacagcattctgcagcgatacgccatcccatctggtttgcgcttagtggaactatcatgtttttcaacaggacaatgacccaacacacctccaggctgtgtaagggctacttgaccaagaaggagagtgatggagtgctgtatcagatgatctggcctccacccaattgagatggtttgggatgagttggaccacagagtgaaggaaaagcagccaacaagtgctcaacatttgggaattccttcaagactgttggaaaagcactcctcatgaagctgattgaca
This genomic interval from Salvelinus sp. IW2-2015 linkage group LG22, ASM291031v2, whole genome shotgun sequence contains the following:
- the LOC111949734 gene encoding homeobox protein SEBOX-like, with translation MSLFINQEFTAHRLTDNKYMDFTALFGDQDQCKDVRNDNGLSSPEPERSGFTEGQRKRKRTIFSRAQLSELEQAFALTPYPDITLRERLAAHTHLPESKIQVWFQNRRARSIKSGRLTKSTNTTFGRGGAKCLPRPIVPSPGPSFTPTTMGEMFRPDQIQCDDGQQFYSDWIRLYSNPVSHQITPVSPNLAESLLWEEDCRSHLESLATTAAPVGRQAPSSRPHRDGFNQPCVGTSGYRNFKPQTLAVSQARYSHQTSVDQVVPSHPQQMYWDVTQGEGHHPQVGPQTSIGYISDLIYNAAIVTNFLEF